In Acidobacteriota bacterium, one genomic interval encodes:
- a CDS encoding ABC transporter ATP-binding protein translates to MNSEQTIVFEDVSKFYGEVLGVNRVSLTITPGITSLVGPNGSGKTTLMNLMTGLIQPTRGRLSVLGISTDNPQELFRTVGYCGQFDSFPRGATGYEFINQLLRVHGLSKQEAEEKTWRALERVDLTDAAQRKVDGYSKGMRQRIRLGQSIAHEPAVMILDEPLNGLDPMARAETMRLFRQLAQEGQHLIVSSHILHEVDMMSDRVVLINNGYIVAEGGVHGVREEMQEHPMQIMIRCEQASALAARLFDAEQIVEAALTEDRQGVFIKTRNAEAFYALLNRIVVESGMNIETVTPVDDDLNAVYHYLIGASGQA, encoded by the coding sequence ATGAATTCGGAACAGACGATCGTCTTTGAAGACGTCTCGAAATTTTATGGCGAAGTGCTCGGCGTCAATCGCGTCAGCCTGACGATTACGCCCGGCATCACTTCGCTGGTGGGGCCGAACGGTTCAGGTAAGACGACGTTGATGAATCTGATGACCGGCCTGATTCAACCGACGCGCGGGCGGCTCAGCGTGCTGGGCATTTCGACCGACAACCCGCAGGAACTCTTTCGCACGGTCGGTTATTGCGGCCAATTCGATTCGTTCCCGCGCGGCGCGACCGGTTACGAATTCATCAATCAATTGCTGCGCGTGCATGGTCTCAGCAAGCAAGAAGCCGAGGAAAAAACCTGGCGCGCGCTGGAGCGTGTTGACCTGACCGACGCCGCGCAGCGCAAAGTGGATGGCTACAGCAAAGGCATGCGCCAACGAATACGGCTGGGCCAGTCCATCGCGCACGAACCGGCGGTGATGATTCTGGACGAACCGCTAAACGGTCTCGATCCGATGGCGCGCGCTGAAACGATGCGGCTCTTTCGCCAACTGGCGCAAGAGGGGCAGCATTTGATCGTGTCGAGCCACATCCTGCACGAAGTGGATATGATGTCCGACCGCGTCGTGCTGATTAACAACGGCTACATCGTGGCTGAAGGCGGCGTGCACGGCGTGCGTGAAGAGATGCAAGAGCATCCCATGCAAATCATGATTCGCTGCGAACAGGCCAGCGCCTTGGCGGCGCGCCTGTTTGACGCCGAACAGATTGTCGAGGCGGCGCTGACCGAAGACCGGCAAGGCGTCTTCATCAAGACGCGCAACGCCGAGGCATTTTACGCCTTGCTCAATCGCATCGTGGTCGAGAGCGGCATGAACATCGAAACCGTTACGCCGGTGGATGATGATTTGAATGCGGTGTATCACTACCTGATTGGTGCGAGCGGGCAGGCGTAA
- a CDS encoding EutN/CcmL family microcompartment protein gives MLLARVLGNVVATQKNQRYDGARIMLVQPVNPDGTARGAQMLALDSVDAGEGDLVVVVQEGWSASTAATGEQGAAIDSAIIGVVDFVEVH, from the coding sequence ATGCTGTTAGCCCGTGTGCTGGGCAATGTCGTTGCCACGCAAAAAAATCAACGCTACGACGGCGCGCGCATCATGCTCGTCCAGCCGGTCAATCCCGATGGCACAGCACGCGGCGCGCAGATGCTGGCGCTCGATTCCGTAGATGCGGGCGAAGGCGATCTGGTCGTCGTCGTGCAAGAGGGCTGGTCGGCTTCGACGGCGGCGACAGGCGAACAGGGCGCGGCGATTGACAGCGCCATCATCGGCGTGGTGGATTTTGTTGAGGTACATTGA
- a CDS encoding DUF4097 family beta strand repeat protein: MKKTAYLLGAAALGLSLFVTGGCHVNRRERVEAKQKELNATDSDQEYSAKQEVRQSYKLAAGTKVDVSGINGLLQIETADTDAAEIHIVRSARSEEDFKERTLVIEQKGDSLVVRMRNNRERSFWAMLSSRHPERQQAFLKLPRQINLDVSGINGKTEIGEIGGRVELSGLNGPVKVARATGGFELSGVNGNIEATLAQLTKGVEVRGVNGSVDLRFLGEVNADIEVHGVNGSINPELPNLSVKEQKRGRLEARLGNGGTTIEVSGVNGNINFLPAKNAQTAKTAGGADVTATK; encoded by the coding sequence ATGAAAAAGACCGCGTATTTATTGGGCGCCGCCGCACTGGGCTTGAGCTTGTTCGTGACAGGCGGCTGTCACGTCAATCGTCGCGAACGGGTCGAGGCGAAGCAGAAAGAACTCAACGCCACTGACAGTGATCAGGAATATTCAGCCAAGCAGGAGGTGCGGCAGAGTTACAAACTCGCTGCCGGAACCAAAGTGGATGTTTCGGGCATCAATGGTTTGTTGCAGATTGAAACCGCCGATACTGATGCCGCCGAAATCCATATCGTGCGTTCGGCACGCAGCGAGGAGGATTTCAAAGAGCGCACGCTCGTCATTGAGCAAAAAGGCGACAGTCTGGTCGTGCGGATGCGCAATAACCGCGAGCGCAGCTTTTGGGCGATGCTCAGTTCGCGTCATCCCGAACGGCAGCAGGCCTTCCTCAAATTGCCGCGCCAAATCAACCTGGATGTCAGCGGCATCAACGGCAAAACTGAAATCGGCGAGATCGGCGGGCGCGTGGAATTGAGCGGCTTGAATGGCCCGGTCAAAGTGGCGCGCGCGACGGGCGGGTTTGAGCTTTCGGGTGTGAACGGCAATATCGAAGCCACCCTCGCCCAACTCACCAAAGGTGTGGAAGTGCGCGGCGTCAATGGCAGTGTTGATCTGCGCTTCCTGGGTGAAGTGAACGCCGACATCGAAGTGCATGGCGTGAATGGCAGCATCAATCCTGAGCTGCCGAATCTCTCGGTCAAAGAACAAAAACGCGGTCGTCTGGAAGCACGCCTCGGCAACGGCGGTACGACCATTGAAGTGAGCGGCGTCAACGGCAATATCAATTTTTTGCCCGCGAAGAATGCGCAAACCGCAAAGACGGCGGGCGGCGCTGACGTGACGGCAACCAAGTAA
- a CDS encoding ABC transporter ATP-binding protein → MNPIIELDGLRIEFGKRRILHDLRGELRGRCIGLLGPNGAGKTTLIHTLLGFYQPNSGTARLFGHDIRTQAKQVRALIGYMPERDSFIANMNCVHFVRLMAELSGLPREAALERAHEALFYVGLGEARYRELGGYSLGMKQLAKLAQAIVHGPRLIFLDEPTNGLDPPARKRMLELIREIRDSGRAHIVLSSHLLRDVEECCDEILILKDGRIAAQCDLEAERKANRKFIEMETRGATDRFAAAVEALGCDYAQNGPERLKVVLNEQMEIRDLYALAAQSGAQIRRLNFKRDSLEDIFLKAME, encoded by the coding sequence ATGAATCCAATCATCGAACTCGACGGCTTACGTATTGAATTCGGCAAACGGCGCATCCTGCATGACCTGCGCGGTGAATTGCGCGGGCGTTGCATCGGTTTGCTCGGCCCGAATGGCGCGGGCAAGACGACGCTGATTCATACGCTGCTCGGTTTCTATCAACCCAATTCAGGTACGGCGCGGCTGTTCGGCCACGACATTCGCACGCAAGCCAAACAGGTGCGCGCGCTGATCGGTTACATGCCCGAACGCGACTCGTTCATCGCCAACATGAATTGCGTGCATTTCGTGCGGCTGATGGCGGAACTGTCGGGCCTGCCGCGCGAGGCCGCGTTGGAGCGCGCGCACGAGGCGCTGTTTTACGTCGGCCTGGGCGAGGCGCGTTACCGCGAATTGGGCGGTTATTCGCTCGGCATGAAGCAACTGGCGAAGCTGGCGCAGGCCATTGTGCACGGGCCGCGCTTGATCTTTTTGGACGAACCGACCAACGGGCTTGATCCGCCCGCGCGCAAACGTATGCTCGAACTGATCCGTGAGATTCGCGATTCGGGCCGGGCGCACATCGTGCTGTCGTCGCATCTGCTGCGCGATGTCGAGGAATGCTGCGACGAGATTCTGATCCTTAAAGACGGGCGCATCGCCGCGCAATGCGATCTGGAAGCGGAGCGCAAGGCCAACCGCAAGTTTATCGAGATGGAAACGCGCGGCGCGACCGACCGCTTCGCCGCCGCAGTCGAGGCGCTGGGTTGTGACTACGCCCAGAATGGGCCGGAGCGGTTGAAGGTCGTATTGAACGAACAGATGGAGATTCGCGATTTGTACGCGCTGGCGGCGCAAAGCGGGGCCCAGATTCGCCGCTTGAATTTCAAACGCGATTCGCTGGAAGACATCTTTTTGAAGGCGATGGAATAA
- a CDS encoding ABC transporter permease: MAVYEHSYKPYEGAQTPHWARFLVLPRYAYESVFKSKLAGGFFAFCYVCPLIMLILIYLHHNVSALAALRFNVADLIAIDANFFRFFVTFQGGLGFLFTVLVGPPLVSRDLANNALPLYLCRPFSRAEYVLGKMSVLLILLSAITWIPGLLLFGLQASLAGGGWLSANLWLAWAIVASSGVGIIVLSLLALTLSAWIKWRTAASGALFVLFTIPFGLGMLINGVFHTRWGHLINLDVLIQTVADGLFRQPNSMDFPPWMVLPLWAAWLTLGCLCAFCLLLLSRKVRAYEVVS; this comes from the coding sequence ATGGCCGTTTACGAACACAGCTACAAACCTTATGAAGGCGCGCAGACGCCGCATTGGGCGCGGTTTTTAGTGCTGCCGCGCTATGCATATGAGAGCGTCTTCAAATCGAAGCTCGCGGGCGGCTTCTTCGCGTTCTGTTATGTGTGCCCGCTGATCATGCTGATCTTGATTTATTTGCACCACAACGTAAGCGCGCTGGCGGCGCTGCGCTTTAATGTGGCCGATCTGATTGCGATTGACGCCAACTTCTTCCGCTTTTTCGTCACCTTTCAAGGCGGGTTGGGCTTTCTTTTCACAGTGCTGGTTGGGCCGCCGCTGGTGTCGCGCGACCTCGCCAACAATGCGTTGCCGCTTTATCTGTGCCGGCCTTTCTCACGGGCGGAGTACGTGCTCGGCAAGATGAGCGTGCTTTTGATTCTGCTCTCGGCGATCACCTGGATACCGGGCTTGTTGCTCTTCGGATTGCAGGCGAGTTTGGCGGGGGGCGGCTGGTTGAGCGCGAACCTCTGGCTGGCGTGGGCGATTGTGGCGAGCAGCGGGGTCGGGATCATTGTGCTGTCTTTGCTGGCGCTGACGTTGTCGGCCTGGATCAAGTGGCGGACGGCGGCGAGCGGCGCGCTCTTTGTTTTGTTCACGATTCCCTTCGGGCTGGGCATGTTGATCAACGGCGTCTTTCACACGCGCTGGGGGCATTTGATCAACCTCGATGTCCTGATTCAAACCGTCGCCGATGGCCTTTTCCGTCAGCCGAATTCCATGGATTTCCCGCCCTGGATGGTCTTGCCGCTCTGGGCTGCTTGGCTGACGCTGGGTTGTTTATGCGCTTTCTGTTTGCTGCTGCTCTCACGCAAAGTGCGCGCTTATGAGGTGGTGTCGTGA
- a CDS encoding leucine--tRNA ligase — protein MQEKYFPAEIEERQQQRWAAHKTFEVEVDPSKPKFYCLEMLPYPSGRIHMGHVRNYSIGDALSHFKRMQGFNVLHPMGWDAFGMPAENAAIKHGARPDVWTFENIDAMRTQLQRMGFCYDWRREIASCTPEYYRWNQWFFIKMFERGLVYRKNATVNWCDKCNTSLANEQAEGGFCWRHEDTPVELRQLEQWFVRVTKYADELLDSLDSLEGGWPDRVLTMQRNWIGRSKGAEVDFGIEGEPDKKIRIFTTRIDTIYGASSVILAPEHAYIAEWIAAGQASDELKTFVEQQAAIEAADRIAEGKEKLGVFTGHYALNPFSGEKLPIWTANFVLTGYGTGAIMAVPAHDERDFEFSSKYGLPIRRVIKLADSTKADDAPVAAPFTAKDESGVVINSGEWSGKSVPDAIAAMTAHAEANGFGTARTNFKIRDWGISRQRAWGTPMPFIHCPSCGIVPVPEDQLPVTLPSDLDFASKGAPLAEHEGFVNTTCPKCGGAARRDTDTMDTFVDSSWYYFRYVDPKNDELPFDPKVAAYWTPVDQYIGGIEHAVLHLIYTRLWTKIMRDLGLLTFGEPVKKLLTQGMVCLATHRCAEHDWLNPSEVEDGKCKFCGRTATVGRIEKMSKSKKNTVDPDEMIRVFGTDTLRLFMLFAAPPEKDLEWSEAGAEGAARFLNRVWRIVHRWHSQIADCGLRIADSDFSTTARALRRKTHQTIKRVTNDIGERMNFNTGVAALMELTNEIYAFDGAVKEGATAADKFAVKEALEALAKLLAPFTPHIAEELWASLGHDEIVVASTWPQFDAELAKADELEIPVQLNGKLVARVIVPAEIADDDLKAAALADAKVQAKLAGKQIVKTIVVPKRLVNLVAK, from the coding sequence ATGCAAGAGAAATACTTTCCCGCCGAAATCGAAGAGCGCCAGCAACAGCGCTGGGCTGCCCACAAGACCTTCGAGGTCGAAGTAGACCCATCCAAGCCCAAGTTTTACTGCCTGGAAATGCTGCCTTATCCGTCGGGCCGCATCCACATGGGCCACGTGCGCAACTATTCCATCGGCGACGCGCTGTCGCATTTCAAACGCATGCAGGGCTTCAACGTGCTGCATCCGATGGGCTGGGATGCATTTGGCATGCCCGCCGAAAACGCCGCGATCAAACACGGCGCGCGGCCTGATGTGTGGACGTTCGAGAATATTGACGCCATGCGCACCCAATTACAGCGCATGGGATTCTGTTATGACTGGCGGCGCGAAATCGCTTCGTGCACGCCGGAGTATTACCGCTGGAACCAATGGTTTTTCATCAAGATGTTCGAGCGCGGGTTGGTCTATCGCAAGAACGCAACCGTCAATTGGTGCGATAAGTGCAACACCTCGCTGGCCAACGAACAGGCCGAAGGCGGCTTCTGCTGGCGGCACGAAGATACGCCCGTCGAACTGCGCCAACTGGAACAGTGGTTCGTGCGCGTGACCAAATACGCCGACGAACTGCTGGACAGCCTGGACAGCTTGGAAGGTGGCTGGCCCGACCGCGTGCTGACGATGCAACGCAATTGGATTGGCCGCAGCAAAGGCGCGGAGGTTGATTTCGGTATTGAAGGCGAACCGGACAAAAAGATTCGCATCTTCACCACGCGCATTGACACGATTTACGGGGCCAGCTCGGTGATTCTGGCGCCCGAACACGCCTACATCGCCGAATGGATTGCGGCGGGGCAGGCCAGCGACGAACTGAAAACATTTGTCGAACAGCAGGCCGCCATCGAAGCCGCCGACCGTATCGCCGAGGGCAAAGAGAAACTGGGCGTCTTCACCGGCCATTACGCGCTCAATCCGTTCAGCGGCGAGAAACTGCCGATCTGGACGGCGAATTTCGTGCTGACCGGTTACGGCACGGGCGCGATTATGGCCGTGCCCGCGCACGATGAACGCGACTTCGAGTTTTCATCCAAGTACGGTCTGCCGATTCGCCGCGTCATCAAGCTGGCTGACTCGACCAAAGCCGATGACGCGCCGGTCGCGGCGCCGTTCACCGCTAAAGACGAATCCGGCGTAGTCATCAACTCCGGCGAATGGAGTGGCAAGAGTGTGCCCGACGCCATCGCCGCGATGACCGCGCACGCAGAGGCCAACGGCTTCGGCACGGCGCGCACCAATTTCAAAATCCGCGATTGGGGCATCTCGCGCCAACGCGCCTGGGGCACGCCGATGCCGTTCATCCACTGCCCAAGCTGCGGCATCGTCCCCGTGCCCGAAGACCAATTGCCCGTCACGCTGCCGTCCGATCTGGATTTTGCGTCAAAGGGCGCACCGCTGGCTGAACACGAAGGTTTTGTGAATACGACTTGTCCGAAGTGCGGTGGCGCGGCGCGGCGCGATACCGACACGATGGATACCTTCGTGGATTCGTCGTGGTACTACTTCCGCTACGTTGATCCAAAGAATGACGAGTTGCCGTTCGATCCGAAAGTCGCGGCCTATTGGACGCCGGTGGATCAATACATCGGCGGCATCGAACACGCCGTGCTGCACCTGATTTACACGCGGCTGTGGACGAAGATCATGCGCGACCTGGGCCTGCTGACCTTCGGCGAACCGGTCAAGAAACTGCTGACGCAAGGCATGGTCTGCCTGGCGACACATCGTTGCGCAGAGCACGACTGGCTGAATCCATCAGAGGTCGAAGACGGCAAATGCAAATTCTGCGGGCGCACGGCCACTGTCGGGCGCATTGAGAAGATGTCCAAATCCAAAAAGAACACGGTTGATCCCGACGAGATGATTCGTGTGTTCGGCACCGACACGCTGCGGCTGTTTATGCTGTTCGCCGCGCCGCCCGAAAAGGATTTGGAATGGAGCGAGGCCGGAGCCGAAGGTGCAGCGCGCTTCCTGAATCGCGTCTGGCGCATCGTTCATCGCTGGCACTCCCAGATTGCGGATTGCGGATTGCGGATTGCGGATTCTGATTTTTCGACGACGGCGCGCGCGTTGCGCCGCAAGACGCACCAGACGATCAAGCGTGTGACGAATGACATCGGCGAGCGCATGAATTTCAACACCGGCGTGGCAGCGTTGATGGAACTGACCAACGAAATCTATGCGTTCGACGGCGCGGTCAAAGAGGGCGCAACTGCCGCTGACAAGTTCGCGGTGAAAGAAGCGTTGGAGGCGCTGGCGAAACTGCTGGCCCCTTTCACGCCGCACATCGCCGAAGAGTTGTGGGCCTCGTTAGGCCACGACGAAATCGTGGTGGCCTCAACGTGGCCGCAATTCGACGCCGAACTGGCGAAGGCCGATGAACTGGAAATCCCTGTGCAACTGAACGGCAAGCTGGTTGCCCGCGTTATCGTCCCCGCCGAAATCGCAGACGACGATCTGAAAGCCGCTGCGCTGGCGGACGCCAAAGTCCAGGCCAAGCTGGCTGGCAAACAGATCGTCAAAACGATTGTGGTGCCGAAGCGGTTGGTCAATTTGGTAGCTAAATGA
- a CDS encoding EutN/CcmL family microcompartment protein has protein sequence MQLARVIGNVVSTIKNPTLTGRKLMVIQILNGDLKPTGRPLVAVDSVGAGVGELVFWCRGKEASFPFEGSDVPTDCTIVGIVDSDAHVKNIGIK, from the coding sequence ATGCAACTCGCCCGCGTCATCGGCAACGTCGTCTCGACCATCAAAAACCCCACGCTGACGGGGCGCAAACTCATGGTCATCCAAATCCTGAATGGCGATTTGAAACCGACAGGCAGGCCGCTGGTCGCGGTGGATTCAGTCGGCGCGGGTGTGGGCGAATTGGTGTTCTGGTGTCGTGGCAAAGAGGCCAGCTTCCCGTTTGAGGGCAGCGACGTGCCGACCGATTGCACCATTGTCGGCATTGTGGATTCGGACGCGCACGTGAAAAACATTGGGATAAAGTAA
- a CDS encoding VWA domain-containing protein, whose product MMIRLWCLSAALLSLVVGVSAQTKPAPAKADDNVIRLTTDLVVVDTQVVGQAHGKIIGGLKADDFIVEEEGVKQEISFFTQDKLPLSVVLLFDLTDTVQPVLKELAKGALTALQHFKPEDELAVAVYSNKVQVLQPFTRERAPIVAAIEQAAKLDAREQLALFNEALFQTAGLIETSVAPRTRRVILWLTDNLPNRPPKSAHTEDEAFAQLFEHDIAVFGLMMQSAEGKVLGFVNIFMRGAGDLNKYAERTGGEVIKVEKENVEQRLAEVIDRVRARYTLGYISTNASQQAGFRRLRVRVTNAVERREGKVVLRGKAGYFAKKSPTK is encoded by the coding sequence GTGATGATACGGTTGTGGTGCTTGAGCGCGGCGCTCTTGAGCTTGGTCGTTGGCGTCTCAGCGCAAACCAAACCTGCGCCGGCCAAAGCTGATGATAATGTAATTCGCCTGACAACAGATTTGGTCGTGGTGGACACCCAAGTCGTCGGGCAGGCGCACGGCAAAATCATCGGCGGTTTGAAAGCCGATGATTTCATTGTCGAAGAAGAGGGCGTCAAGCAGGAGATCAGTTTTTTCACGCAAGACAAGCTGCCGCTCTCGGTGGTCTTGCTCTTTGATTTGACTGACACGGTGCAGCCGGTGCTGAAAGAGTTGGCGAAAGGCGCGCTGACCGCCTTGCAGCATTTCAAACCGGAAGACGAATTGGCGGTGGCGGTTTACTCGAACAAGGTGCAGGTGCTGCAACCCTTCACCCGCGAACGCGCGCCGATTGTCGCGGCAATCGAGCAAGCTGCCAAGCTGGATGCGCGCGAGCAGTTGGCGCTGTTCAATGAGGCGCTCTTTCAAACGGCGGGGTTGATTGAAACCAGCGTCGCGCCCCGCACGCGCCGTGTGATTTTGTGGCTGACCGACAATCTACCGAATCGTCCGCCGAAAAGCGCGCACACCGAAGACGAGGCGTTTGCGCAGTTGTTCGAGCACGACATCGCGGTCTTCGGTCTGATGATGCAAAGCGCCGAAGGCAAAGTGCTGGGTTTCGTCAATATTTTTATGCGCGGGGCAGGGGACTTGAACAAATACGCCGAACGCACGGGCGGCGAGGTCATCAAGGTTGAAAAAGAGAATGTGGAGCAGCGCCTAGCCGAAGTCATTGATCGCGTGCGGGCACGCTACACGCTGGGTTATATCTCGACGAACGCCAGTCAGCAGGCGGGCTTTCGCCGCTTGCGTGTGCGGGTGACGAATGCGGTTGAACGGCGTGAGGGCAAAGTCGTCTTACGCGGCAAGGCAGGTTACTTTGCAAAAAAGTCTCCCACGAAGTAA